One Chanodichthys erythropterus isolate Z2021 chromosome 10, ASM2448905v1, whole genome shotgun sequence DNA segment encodes these proteins:
- the mier2 gene encoding mesoderm induction early response protein 2 isoform X1: MGSKDQRHSRVDIFHQGYAGPLEALPRASTFLEEQDRSLVALRRRAVKMATKTHSGGEMPLEQLLALYGYNMPDPVLEQQQEPNELAASLPEMTLDKVQIGKDLLSGGEDVDNHSSVDDLTLSITSHASDLLQCHLRGDDKDISVSCSEDDSESTSIPSSDGRKDIMVGPQYQAIIPALCTHTFYERAYENEDQLLWTPDVLSSLAVEKFLLEVQRKGSDNGPTNTRNTGDIVKDNEQALYELVKCNFNAEEALRRYRFNVKVFNEELCAWSEEECRNFEHGYRAYGKNFHLIQGNKVRTRSVGECVEYYYMWKKSERHEYFTQQATKLGRKKCNLPSGNTEDAEPDGDTGDVEGANQGLPSRSSIQLQPPSPPAVMELNKQEESLNCAAQFQGRPRRKRTPRFLLKP; the protein is encoded by the exons ATGGGCTCCAAGGACCAACGGCACAGTCGTGTAGACATTTTCCACCAGGGCTATGCGGGGCCACTGGAGGCCCTTCCCCGGGCATCTACGTTCCTAGAGGAGCAGGACAGGAGCCTGGTGGCCCTGCGGAGACGGGCGGTAAAGATGGCaaccaaaacccattca GGTGGTGAGATGCCCCTCGAGCAACTTCTGGCACTTTATGGGTACAACATGCCTGATCCGGTCCTGGAACAACAACAGGAGCCAAATGAGCTGGCAGCTAGTCTGCCTGAAATGACACTGGACAAG GTTCAGATAGGTAAAGATCTGCTCTCAGGAGGGGAGGATGTGGACAACCATTCCTCTGTTGATGACCTCACACTCTCCATCACGTCCCATGCATCTGACCTCTTACAATGCCACCTGAGAG GTGATGACAAAGACATTTCAGTCAGCTGCTCTGAAGACGACTCAGAAAGCACCTCTATCCCCTCCAGTGATGGCCGAAAG GACATCATGGTGGGCCCCCAGTATCAGGCTATAATTCCTGCTCTCTGTACACACACTTTTTATGAAAGAG CCTATGAAAATGAGGACCAGTTGTTGTGGACTCCAGATGTGTTGTCCAGTCTGGCAGTAGAGAAGTTTTTGCTTGAAGTCCAGAGAAAAGGGAGTGACAATGGACCTACAAACACTCGGAACACAGGAGATATAGTCAAAGACAATGAGCAG GCTCTTTATGAACTAGTAAAATGTAACTTTAATGCAGAAGAGGCACTAAGAAGATATCGCTTTAATGTCAAGGTTTTCAATG AAGAGCTTTGTGCCTGGAGTGAGGaggagtgtcgtaactttgagCATGGTTACCGTGCCTATGGGAAGAACTTCCACCTAATACAGGGCAACAAG GTCCGCACGCGCTCGGTGGGTGAGTGTGTAGAGTACTACTACATGTGGAAGAAATCAGAGCGGCATGAGTATTTCACACAGCAGGCCACCAAGCTGGGTCGGAAAAAGTGCAATCTACCATCTGGGAAcac AGAGGATGCTGAGCCGGATGGGGATACTGGCGATGTGGAAGGTGCCAATCAAGGTTTGCCAAGTAGGTCTTCCATTCAACTCCAGCCTCCATCGCCACCTGCTGTCATGGAGCTGAATAAACAAG AGGAGAGCCTGAATtgtgcagctcagtttcagggtcgtCCACGACGGAAACGCACACCGCGCTTCCTATTAAAGCCCTGA
- the mier2 gene encoding mesoderm induction early response protein 2 isoform X3: MGSKDQRHSRVDIFHQGYAGPLEALPRASTFLEEQDRSLVALRRRAVKMATKTHSGGEMPLEQLLALYGYNMPDPVLEQQQEPNELAASLPEMTLDKIGKDLLSGGEDVDNHSSVDDLTLSITSHASDLLQCHLRGDDKDISVSCSEDDSESTSIPSSDGRKDIMVGPQYQAIIPALCTHTFYERAYENEDQLLWTPDVLSSLAVEKFLLEVQRKGSDNGPTNTRNTGDIVKDNEQALYELVKCNFNAEEALRRYRFNVKVFNEELCAWSEEECRNFEHGYRAYGKNFHLIQGNKVRTRSVGECVEYYYMWKKSERHEYFTQQATKLGRKKCNLPSGNTEDAEPDGDTGDVEGANQGLPSRSSIQLQPPSPPAVMELNKQEESLNCAAQFQGRPRRKRTPRFLLKP, translated from the exons ATGGGCTCCAAGGACCAACGGCACAGTCGTGTAGACATTTTCCACCAGGGCTATGCGGGGCCACTGGAGGCCCTTCCCCGGGCATCTACGTTCCTAGAGGAGCAGGACAGGAGCCTGGTGGCCCTGCGGAGACGGGCGGTAAAGATGGCaaccaaaacccattca GGTGGTGAGATGCCCCTCGAGCAACTTCTGGCACTTTATGGGTACAACATGCCTGATCCGGTCCTGGAACAACAACAGGAGCCAAATGAGCTGGCAGCTAGTCTGCCTGAAATGACACTGGACAAG ATAGGTAAAGATCTGCTCTCAGGAGGGGAGGATGTGGACAACCATTCCTCTGTTGATGACCTCACACTCTCCATCACGTCCCATGCATCTGACCTCTTACAATGCCACCTGAGAG GTGATGACAAAGACATTTCAGTCAGCTGCTCTGAAGACGACTCAGAAAGCACCTCTATCCCCTCCAGTGATGGCCGAAAG GACATCATGGTGGGCCCCCAGTATCAGGCTATAATTCCTGCTCTCTGTACACACACTTTTTATGAAAGAG CCTATGAAAATGAGGACCAGTTGTTGTGGACTCCAGATGTGTTGTCCAGTCTGGCAGTAGAGAAGTTTTTGCTTGAAGTCCAGAGAAAAGGGAGTGACAATGGACCTACAAACACTCGGAACACAGGAGATATAGTCAAAGACAATGAGCAG GCTCTTTATGAACTAGTAAAATGTAACTTTAATGCAGAAGAGGCACTAAGAAGATATCGCTTTAATGTCAAGGTTTTCAATG AAGAGCTTTGTGCCTGGAGTGAGGaggagtgtcgtaactttgagCATGGTTACCGTGCCTATGGGAAGAACTTCCACCTAATACAGGGCAACAAG GTCCGCACGCGCTCGGTGGGTGAGTGTGTAGAGTACTACTACATGTGGAAGAAATCAGAGCGGCATGAGTATTTCACACAGCAGGCCACCAAGCTGGGTCGGAAAAAGTGCAATCTACCATCTGGGAAcac AGAGGATGCTGAGCCGGATGGGGATACTGGCGATGTGGAAGGTGCCAATCAAGGTTTGCCAAGTAGGTCTTCCATTCAACTCCAGCCTCCATCGCCACCTGCTGTCATGGAGCTGAATAAACAAG AGGAGAGCCTGAATtgtgcagctcagtttcagggtcgtCCACGACGGAAACGCACACCGCGCTTCCTATTAAAGCCCTGA
- the mier2 gene encoding mesoderm induction early response protein 2 isoform X2 encodes MGSKDQRHSRVDIFHQGYAGPLEALPRASTFLEEQDRSLVALRRRAVKMATKTHSGGEMPLEQLLALYGYNMPDPVLEQQQEPNELAASLPEMTLDKVQIGKDLLSGGEDVDNHSSVDDLTLSITSHASDLLQCHLRGDDKDISVSCSEDDSESTSIPSSDGRKDIMVGPQYQAIIPALCTHTFYERAYENEDQLLWTPDVLSSLAVEKFLLEVQRKGSDNGPTNTRNTGDIVKDNEQALYELVKCNFNAEEALRRYRFNVKVFNELCAWSEEECRNFEHGYRAYGKNFHLIQGNKVRTRSVGECVEYYYMWKKSERHEYFTQQATKLGRKKCNLPSGNTEDAEPDGDTGDVEGANQGLPSRSSIQLQPPSPPAVMELNKQEESLNCAAQFQGRPRRKRTPRFLLKP; translated from the exons ATGGGCTCCAAGGACCAACGGCACAGTCGTGTAGACATTTTCCACCAGGGCTATGCGGGGCCACTGGAGGCCCTTCCCCGGGCATCTACGTTCCTAGAGGAGCAGGACAGGAGCCTGGTGGCCCTGCGGAGACGGGCGGTAAAGATGGCaaccaaaacccattca GGTGGTGAGATGCCCCTCGAGCAACTTCTGGCACTTTATGGGTACAACATGCCTGATCCGGTCCTGGAACAACAACAGGAGCCAAATGAGCTGGCAGCTAGTCTGCCTGAAATGACACTGGACAAG GTTCAGATAGGTAAAGATCTGCTCTCAGGAGGGGAGGATGTGGACAACCATTCCTCTGTTGATGACCTCACACTCTCCATCACGTCCCATGCATCTGACCTCTTACAATGCCACCTGAGAG GTGATGACAAAGACATTTCAGTCAGCTGCTCTGAAGACGACTCAGAAAGCACCTCTATCCCCTCCAGTGATGGCCGAAAG GACATCATGGTGGGCCCCCAGTATCAGGCTATAATTCCTGCTCTCTGTACACACACTTTTTATGAAAGAG CCTATGAAAATGAGGACCAGTTGTTGTGGACTCCAGATGTGTTGTCCAGTCTGGCAGTAGAGAAGTTTTTGCTTGAAGTCCAGAGAAAAGGGAGTGACAATGGACCTACAAACACTCGGAACACAGGAGATATAGTCAAAGACAATGAGCAG GCTCTTTATGAACTAGTAAAATGTAACTTTAATGCAGAAGAGGCACTAAGAAGATATCGCTTTAATGTCAAGGTTTTCAATG AGCTTTGTGCCTGGAGTGAGGaggagtgtcgtaactttgagCATGGTTACCGTGCCTATGGGAAGAACTTCCACCTAATACAGGGCAACAAG GTCCGCACGCGCTCGGTGGGTGAGTGTGTAGAGTACTACTACATGTGGAAGAAATCAGAGCGGCATGAGTATTTCACACAGCAGGCCACCAAGCTGGGTCGGAAAAAGTGCAATCTACCATCTGGGAAcac AGAGGATGCTGAGCCGGATGGGGATACTGGCGATGTGGAAGGTGCCAATCAAGGTTTGCCAAGTAGGTCTTCCATTCAACTCCAGCCTCCATCGCCACCTGCTGTCATGGAGCTGAATAAACAAG AGGAGAGCCTGAATtgtgcagctcagtttcagggtcgtCCACGACGGAAACGCACACCGCGCTTCCTATTAAAGCCCTGA